A single genomic interval of Salinarchaeum sp. IM2453 harbors:
- a CDS encoding alpha hydrolase yields MTTPTVGVLYSGGKDSTLAALLLDRFYDVTLVTTHFGITDAWQHAQSAAAELPGSFQAIELDRSIAETAVEIMTDDGYPRNGIQHAHDEALEALADRDFDAIADGTRRDDRAPTVSRAAAQSIEDRYNVDYIAPLSGFGRSAVDDLVSQTLEVTVGPSEDIPRADYEAELRAIIRDEWSDVAITDIFPAHDQTVVTGLK; encoded by the coding sequence ATGACCACCCCAACAGTTGGTGTTCTATACAGTGGAGGTAAGGATTCCACACTAGCTGCATTGCTACTTGATCGGTTCTATGACGTTACGCTTGTAACAACTCACTTTGGAATCACTGACGCGTGGCAGCATGCACAGTCGGCAGCTGCTGAATTGCCTGGCTCATTCCAAGCGATTGAGCTTGACCGATCGATTGCTGAGACGGCTGTTGAAATCATGACCGATGATGGGTATCCTCGCAACGGAATTCAGCATGCCCACGACGAAGCCCTTGAGGCCCTTGCTGATCGTGACTTTGATGCGATTGCTGATGGCACGCGCCGTGATGATCGCGCTCCAACTGTTTCTCGGGCGGCAGCCCAGAGTATTGAGGATCGATACAATGTTGATTATATCGCTCCACTTTCCGGATTCGGACGATCAGCTGTGGATGATCTAGTATCACAAACGCTTGAGGTGACCGTTGGTCCAAGTGAAGATATCCCTCGCGCCGACTACGAGGCAGAACTCCGAGCAATTATCCGCGATGAATGGTCAGATGTCGCAATCACTGACATCTTTCCTGCTCACGATCAAACTGTTGTGACTGGTCTCAAATAA
- a CDS encoding proteasome-activating nucleotidase Pan2 — MSHSPSLPDRPRLDLDPDMSEEERLSALRQHYFDILEVHNQLQEQLETADDRKQELQQKTDRLERENEKLKTTSLYVATVEEIANGEAIVRQHGNNQEILTSVSDRLAQEIEPGDRVTVNDSFTIKTTLDQETDARAQAMEIDASPDVTYEDIGGIDAQIREVREAVEQPLKNPEQFKTVGIDPPSGVLLYGPPGTGKTMLAKAVANQTDATFIKMAGSELVRKFIGEGSRLVRDLFELAEERAPAVIFIDEIDAIAAKRTESKTSGDAEVQRTMMQLLNEMDGFDDRGEVRIIAATNRFDMLDRAILRPGRFDRLIEVPNPDEEGRKRILQIHTRGMNLSDDVDFNALAAKTEGFSGAKIENITTEAGMFAIRDDRTTVQNSDFLKAFEKIRDSETTDTVSSDGYADYAY; from the coding sequence ATGTCACACAGCCCTTCGCTTCCAGATCGACCAAGGCTGGATCTTGATCCGGATATGTCCGAGGAAGAACGTCTTTCAGCACTTCGCCAGCACTACTTCGATATTCTTGAAGTTCATAATCAACTTCAGGAACAACTCGAAACTGCTGACGATCGCAAGCAAGAATTACAACAGAAAACTGATCGTCTTGAACGAGAGAATGAGAAGCTCAAGACGACCTCGTTGTATGTTGCTACCGTTGAAGAGATCGCAAACGGCGAGGCAATTGTTCGCCAGCATGGTAACAACCAAGAGATTCTTACCTCAGTGTCTGACCGCTTAGCACAAGAGATTGAACCGGGAGACCGAGTAACCGTCAATGATTCATTCACAATTAAAACTACCCTTGATCAGGAGACGGATGCTCGAGCCCAAGCTATGGAAATCGATGCCTCACCAGATGTAACATACGAAGACATCGGGGGTATTGACGCACAAATTCGAGAGGTTCGAGAGGCGGTTGAACAACCACTTAAGAATCCTGAGCAGTTCAAAACGGTTGGTATCGATCCCCCAAGCGGAGTGCTCCTCTATGGTCCACCAGGTACCGGAAAGACCATGCTTGCAAAAGCTGTTGCCAATCAGACTGATGCGACATTTATCAAGATGGCCGGATCTGAACTTGTTCGTAAATTTATTGGCGAAGGGTCCAGACTTGTTCGTGACTTGTTTGAGCTTGCTGAAGAGCGTGCTCCAGCGGTTATCTTTATTGACGAAATTGACGCGATTGCAGCCAAACGGACGGAGTCAAAAACGTCTGGTGACGCTGAAGTGCAGCGGACAATGATGCAACTCCTCAATGAAATGGATGGTTTTGATGACCGCGGCGAAGTCCGGATCATTGCTGCGACAAATCGATTTGACATGCTTGATCGCGCAATTCTTCGTCCGGGTCGGTTTGACCGTCTTATTGAGGTACCGAATCCAGATGAAGAGGGGCGAAAGCGGATTCTGCAAATCCATACCCGCGGTATGAACCTCTCTGACGATGTTGATTTCAATGCATTAGCAGCCAAAACCGAAGGATTTTCTGGTGCCAAAATTGAGAATATCACAACAGAAGCAGGAATGTTTGCGATTCGTGACGACCGAACTACTGTTCAAAACTCAGACTTCCTCAAGGCATTTGAGAAGATCCGTGACTCCGAAACAACAGATACTGTTAGCTCAGACGGATACGCTGATTACGCGTACTAA
- a CDS encoding DNA-binding protein has translation MSGSPDDDIEELRKKKMEELRDRAQDDQGDAQQARREQAEAQKQALLRQHLTDGARKRLNTVEMSKPEFAKQVEQQVIALARSGRIQDQIDEEQMKELLQELKPDDDGFNIRRR, from the coding sequence ATGAGCGGCAGCCCTGATGATGACATCGAAGAATTACGCAAGAAAAAGATGGAAGAGCTCCGTGACCGGGCGCAAGATGACCAAGGAGATGCTCAACAAGCGCGTCGGGAGCAGGCAGAAGCACAGAAGCAGGCTCTACTTCGGCAGCATCTGACTGATGGTGCCAGAAAGCGGCTTAACACGGTTGAAATGTCAAAACCAGAGTTCGCAAAACAAGTCGAACAGCAAGTCATTGCGCTCGCACGAAGTGGCCGGATACAAGACCAGATTGATGAAGAACAGATGAAAGAACTGCTCCAAGAACTGAAACCCGACGATGACGGGTTTAACATTCGTCGCCGATGA
- the truA gene encoding tRNA pseudouridine(38-40) synthase TruA, which yields MPKHAFRVAYDGQGYHGFQRQPDVDTISDTFLDALAALDIHDENIPPGYAASGRTDAGVSAVAQTIAFDAPKWLTPEAINTYLPDDIIVWAYTTVPEEFHPTHDAVRRRYEYLLYPDGHLDTSRLESAITRLSGYHDFHNLTLDSTGTHRDLTIEFQLDDPYIVLQFESDGFPRQFVRRAVSLLRMIATGARDLAFIDRVLSDQPLPGPDGIAPASPLPLLLVDVVYSNRSFQPSNAVENHVSTFTKFHKQHLLRAGVVSRISDRIQDLSVESA from the coding sequence ATGCCTAAGCATGCTTTTCGGGTTGCTTACGATGGCCAAGGATATCATGGGTTTCAGCGGCAGCCTGACGTAGATACCATCTCTGACACCTTCTTAGATGCCCTTGCTGCACTTGATATTCATGACGAAAACATCCCTCCGGGATATGCGGCTTCGGGGAGAACTGATGCTGGTGTTTCTGCGGTCGCACAAACCATTGCGTTTGATGCGCCAAAATGGCTTACCCCGGAAGCAATAAATACCTATCTTCCAGATGATATCATCGTATGGGCATACACGACAGTTCCTGAAGAGTTCCATCCGACTCACGATGCTGTCCGTCGGCGGTATGAGTACCTGCTTTATCCTGACGGACATCTAGATACTTCCCGGCTTGAATCGGCCATTACCCGTCTTTCTGGCTATCATGATTTCCACAATTTGACTCTAGACTCAACTGGCACTCACCGAGATCTTACAATTGAGTTTCAACTTGATGACCCGTATATTGTCCTTCAGTTCGAATCAGATGGATTCCCTAGACAGTTTGTTCGACGGGCGGTCTCATTACTTCGCATGATTGCAACTGGTGCTCGTGACTTGGCATTTATTGACCGTGTCCTTTCAGATCAGCCTCTACCGGGGCCAGACGGTATAGCACCAGCATCCCCACTTCCACTGCTGTTAGTTGATGTTGTTTACTCTAATCGGTCATTTCAGCCTTCTAATGCTGTTGAGAACCACGTCTCAACGTTTACTAAATTCCATAAACAGCATCTACTCCGCGCAGGTGTTGTTTCACGGATCTCTGACCGAATTCAAGATTTGTCTGTAGAGTCTGCCTGA
- the hisS gene encoding histidine--tRNA ligase — MYDRLKGFRDFYPEEMQARRAVTGTLEETARQYGFREIGTPALERTQMYVDKSGEEIVDELYAFTDKSGREVALTPELTPTVARMVVEKGKELQKPIKWYSTRSFWRYEQVQQGRFREFYQTNVDIFGSSEPAADAEILAWAADALTNLGLTNDHFEFRVSHRDILGGLLESFDSEVDTTAAIRTVDKKEKISTNEYYQLLTDAGLSEDQAREFDQLLSVPENELDELARTAGTDRVESAVSDLQAVLSAADDFGVRNHCNLSLETARGLDYYTGTVFECFDTEGEVSRSIFGGGRYDDLIGSFGGEPTPAVGVAPGHATLGLLCQRAGVWPEETLSTDYYVLQVGDTRPTASRIARSLRERGHIVEVDLADRGFGSQLDYADGINAETVIIVGERDLENDEVTIKDMQSGDQIQVPVDEFPGDHSRPTYETFV; from the coding sequence ATGTACGATCGACTCAAGGGGTTTCGTGATTTTTATCCTGAAGAGATGCAGGCTCGGCGTGCGGTAACTGGGACGCTTGAGGAAACAGCACGCCAGTATGGTTTTCGCGAAATTGGTACTCCTGCCTTAGAGCGAACACAGATGTATGTTGACAAGAGTGGCGAAGAGATTGTTGACGAGCTCTACGCATTTACAGACAAAAGTGGCCGAGAAGTCGCTCTCACACCTGAATTGACTCCGACTGTCGCTCGCATGGTTGTCGAAAAGGGAAAAGAACTCCAGAAACCAATTAAATGGTATTCCACCCGGTCGTTTTGGCGATACGAACAGGTACAGCAGGGCCGATTTCGTGAATTCTACCAGACAAACGTTGATATCTTTGGCTCATCTGAGCCAGCTGCTGATGCGGAAATCCTTGCTTGGGCAGCTGATGCCCTGACAAATCTCGGACTAACGAATGACCACTTTGAGTTCAGAGTTTCACACCGTGATATTCTAGGAGGCCTGCTTGAGTCATTCGACAGTGAGGTCGACACAACTGCAGCTATCCGCACTGTTGACAAAAAAGAGAAGATCAGTACAAACGAATACTATCAGTTGCTTACCGATGCTGGTCTCTCTGAAGATCAAGCCCGAGAATTTGACCAGCTTCTTTCTGTCCCAGAGAACGAACTAGACGAGCTAGCCCGTACTGCTGGTACTGACCGCGTTGAAAGTGCTGTTTCTGATCTACAGGCTGTCTTATCAGCAGCAGATGACTTTGGTGTCCGTAACCACTGCAATCTTTCCCTTGAGACTGCACGAGGACTTGACTACTACACCGGAACGGTGTTCGAGTGCTTTGATACTGAAGGGGAAGTTTCACGCTCGATCTTTGGTGGTGGCCGATATGATGACCTTATTGGATCATTTGGTGGCGAACCAACCCCAGCTGTCGGTGTTGCTCCCGGTCACGCTACGCTTGGGCTCCTCTGCCAACGAGCTGGTGTATGGCCTGAAGAAACGCTCTCCACAGACTATTATGTCCTTCAGGTAGGTGACACTCGTCCAACTGCATCTCGAATTGCGCGTAGTCTCCGTGAACGAGGTCACATTGTTGAGGTTGATCTTGCTGACCGAGGATTTGGATCTCAGCTTGACTACGCTGATGGCATCAACGCAGAAACTGTTATCATCGTAGGTGAACGAGACCTCGAAAATGACGAAGTGACGATCAAAGACATGCAGTCCGGAGATCAAATACAGGTTCCTGTAGACGAGTTCCCGGGCGACCATTCCCGTCCAACATACGAGACCTTCGTCTAA
- the pepF gene encoding oligoendopeptidase F — MASVPERSEIDLEYRWSLNTVYESDEAWESDFVNLQERVSTLSEYASADLTDPEPLYEVLSLRDEIMRELSTLAAYARMRRDEDTRNQEYQAMVARSQSLQSKAASAASFIEPAIQQLDRDEVSNLIETNPELDTYEHYLDNILRLKPHTRSSEVEEVLADLSEVTGASGEVYQTLTNADMEFPSAEGPDGDSINITLSNFTTLQKNPDRDTRRRVYETFYDKWESVRNTVGRAYEKSVRSDVKHAQIRNYDSAREAALHSSNIPVSVYDTLLDTVQDNLDVLDEHAKLKQDALNVDELRGWDLYMPVAQSEGPDIEYETATEHVTEALGALGDDYQQRVADGISSRWVDVYENKGKQSGAYSGGTYDTQPFILMNYQDDISSMYTLAHELGHSIHSQLTSENQPYVYSKYDIFVAEVASTVNEVLLTNHLLETVDNLHFRRHVLNEYLERFRSTLFRQTMFASFEHRTHELIEAGEALTPDRLDEVYGDLKSTFYPSASFDDRMSREWMRIPHFYRAFYVYQYATGISAAVDIATRILDGSTDARDAYLEALKLGGSAYPVDVLETAGVDVTDAGYLESAIEEYERSLDEMKSLQ, encoded by the coding sequence ATGGCATCTGTCCCAGAACGTTCTGAGATCGACCTTGAGTATCGCTGGAGTCTTAACACCGTTTATGAATCTGATGAAGCGTGGGAGTCCGATTTTGTCAATCTCCAGGAGCGTGTTTCCACGTTATCTGAGTACGCCTCCGCTGATTTGACGGATCCAGAACCACTCTATGAGGTACTTTCTCTCCGGGATGAAATTATGCGTGAGTTGTCCACACTTGCTGCATATGCTCGTATGCGTCGTGATGAAGATACACGAAATCAAGAATACCAAGCAATGGTTGCCCGATCACAATCTCTACAAAGTAAAGCTGCCAGTGCTGCAAGCTTTATTGAGCCAGCTATCCAGCAACTTGACCGTGATGAAGTCTCCAACCTTATTGAGACCAATCCTGAACTCGATACATATGAGCATTACCTTGATAATATTCTCCGCTTGAAGCCCCACACGAGGTCATCCGAAGTTGAAGAAGTCCTTGCTGACCTTTCAGAGGTAACTGGTGCGTCAGGCGAAGTATATCAAACATTGACCAACGCCGATATGGAATTCCCAAGTGCTGAAGGCCCTGATGGTGATTCTATCAATATTACACTCTCTAATTTTACAACACTACAAAAAAACCCCGACCGAGACACTCGTCGCCGTGTCTACGAAACATTCTATGATAAATGGGAATCTGTACGGAACACCGTTGGTCGGGCCTATGAGAAATCTGTTCGATCAGATGTTAAACACGCACAGATCCGCAATTACGACTCTGCTCGGGAGGCGGCTCTTCACAGTTCCAATATTCCTGTATCCGTGTATGATACACTACTTGATACAGTACAGGATAACCTCGATGTGCTCGATGAGCACGCTAAACTAAAACAGGACGCGCTCAATGTCGACGAACTTCGAGGCTGGGATCTGTATATGCCTGTTGCACAGAGTGAGGGTCCTGATATTGAGTATGAGACAGCAACTGAACATGTGACAGAGGCTCTTGGTGCTCTTGGCGATGATTATCAACAACGTGTTGCTGACGGTATCTCTTCACGATGGGTTGATGTCTACGAGAATAAGGGTAAACAGTCTGGAGCGTACTCAGGAGGAACGTACGATACACAGCCATTCATTCTGATGAACTATCAAGATGATATCTCCTCGATGTACACGCTAGCGCACGAACTTGGTCACTCGATACATTCGCAGTTAACCAGTGAAAATCAACCGTACGTCTATAGCAAGTATGATATTTTCGTCGCTGAGGTCGCCTCGACTGTCAATGAAGTTTTACTCACTAACCATCTCCTTGAGACAGTTGATAATCTTCATTTCCGCCGACACGTCCTAAATGAGTATCTTGAGCGATTTCGGTCAACATTGTTCCGCCAGACGATGTTTGCGAGCTTTGAACATCGCACGCATGAACTTATTGAAGCCGGTGAAGCACTTACTCCTGATCGGCTTGATGAGGTATACGGTGATCTCAAATCTACATTCTATCCATCTGCTTCCTTTGATGACCGAATGAGCCGTGAGTGGATGCGCATCCCACACTTCTATCGTGCATTCTACGTCTATCAATATGCGACAGGGATTAGTGCTGCTGTTGACATTGCTACTCGTATTCTTGATGGATCTACAGATGCTCGTGATGCGTATCTTGAGGCTCTCAAGCTTGGTGGTTCTGCATATCCGGTTGATGTACTGGAAACAGCCGGCGTTGATGTGACAGATGCTGGCTATCTTGAGTCAGCTATTGAGGAGTACGAGCGCAGTCTTGATGAGATGAAGTCACTCCAGTAA